In a genomic window of Flavobacterium sp. KACC 22761:
- the xerA gene encoding site-specific tyrosine recombinase/integron integrase, whose translation MKLFSYFSNLNCIIMNWEAKIIIHKKEKRIAVYFEKNAALITRIKKLAGSRWSQTLGVWHLPDTTENRVKFHLIPLSHSFPSEKGFEQIKKFVQWLSSKRYSPNTIKTYSEALKSFLIFYREKNISEITNEDVLIYNNEYILKNNLSSSYQNQIVNALKLFFTTVCGTKIEIDKIHRPKRSKILPNVLSKEEIKLILNAHSNIKHKTMLSLIYSCGLRRSELLNLKPADIDSKRGIVIIKQAKGKKDRISPLSPKILEMLREYYTIYKPSIWLFEGQSSGEKYSEQSLQSVLKQALQKVGNTKPVTLHWMRHSYATHLLESGTDLRYIQELLGHSSSKTTEIYTHVSTKNIQQIKSPFDEL comes from the coding sequence ATGAAGCTTTTTTCTTACTTTAGTAACCTAAATTGTATAATTATGAATTGGGAAGCTAAAATTATCATCCATAAAAAAGAAAAAAGAATTGCAGTTTATTTTGAAAAAAATGCTGCATTAATAACTCGAATAAAAAAGTTGGCAGGTTCGCGTTGGAGTCAAACTTTAGGCGTTTGGCATCTCCCTGACACGACTGAAAACAGGGTAAAATTTCATTTAATTCCTCTTTCTCATTCTTTTCCTTCGGAGAAGGGTTTTGAGCAAATAAAAAAATTCGTTCAATGGCTTTCTTCTAAGAGATACAGTCCAAACACTATCAAAACGTACTCCGAAGCTTTAAAATCTTTTTTGATATTTTATAGAGAAAAAAATATTTCCGAAATTACCAATGAGGATGTATTAATTTACAACAACGAATATATTCTTAAAAACAACCTTTCTTCTTCTTATCAAAATCAAATCGTCAATGCCTTGAAATTATTTTTCACTACAGTATGCGGAACTAAAATTGAAATTGACAAAATTCATCGCCCCAAAAGGTCAAAAATTTTACCTAACGTTTTGAGTAAAGAAGAAATAAAATTGATTTTGAATGCACATTCTAACATCAAACACAAAACAATGCTTTCATTGATTTATAGTTGTGGCTTACGCCGAAGTGAACTTCTAAATTTAAAACCTGCTGATATTGATTCTAAGAGAGGAATTGTTATTATTAAACAAGCTAAAGGCAAAAAAGACCGAATTTCGCCCTTATCCCCTAAAATATTAGAAATGCTTAGAGAATATTATACGATATACAAACCGAGCATTTGGCTGTTTGAAGGTCAAAGTTCTGGAGAAAAGTATTCAGAACAAAGCTTACAAAGTGTTTTGAAACAAGCTCTTCAAAAAGTTGGCAATACAAAACCAGTAACCCTTCACTGGATGCGCCACAGCTATGCCACGCATTTATTAGAAAGCGGAACTGATTTGCGTTATATACAAGAATTATTAGGTCATAGTAGTAGCAAAACTACTGAAATTTATACGCATGTAAGTACTAAAAACATTCAACAAATTAAAAGTCCCTTTGATGAATTATAA
- a CDS encoding alpha/beta hydrolase: protein MRTSKILVRLFLIILLTACASSKKTKFEDYVFKTESEKQNYIASYDKALKLWDVPYTEENVKTSFGTAHVIIAGPPNGKDLVLLHGMDASSTMWYPNINALAKNHRIYAIDFLMEPNKSTLTAKPLSKEEIVIWYNEIFNHYKLKKFDVVSASRGGWIATLLAVQKENSIDKIVLLSPAQTFKFIDKPRKTSSALLLKLFPSEKKFSKTLKTFSTHPEKISPVYNRQFYLANKYAKSNSSMLKMTPFSDDELKSIQNPVLVLIGDKDVINSDESLERAKKYLPKAKTIMVKDAGHFLSIDQSKFVNEAMTNFLE from the coding sequence ATGCGTACATCAAAAATACTCGTTCGGTTATTCCTTATTATTTTACTGACAGCCTGTGCGTCTTCGAAAAAAACTAAATTCGAAGATTATGTTTTTAAAACAGAAAGCGAAAAACAAAATTATATTGCATCTTACGACAAAGCCTTAAAACTTTGGGATGTTCCTTATACCGAAGAAAATGTAAAAACCAGTTTTGGAACAGCACACGTTATTATCGCCGGACCACCAAATGGAAAAGACTTAGTTTTACTTCACGGAATGGATGCCAGTTCCACAATGTGGTATCCAAATATCAATGCTTTGGCAAAAAATCACCGCATTTATGCCATTGATTTTTTAATGGAACCAAACAAATCGACTTTGACCGCAAAGCCACTTTCAAAAGAAGAAATTGTCATTTGGTATAATGAAATTTTCAATCATTACAAATTAAAGAAATTTGATGTTGTAAGCGCTTCACGCGGAGGCTGGATTGCGACATTATTAGCCGTACAAAAAGAGAATTCAATTGATAAAATTGTTTTACTAAGTCCGGCGCAGACCTTTAAATTTATTGATAAACCCAGAAAAACATCCTCAGCTTTACTTTTAAAACTTTTTCCGAGTGAAAAAAAATTCAGCAAAACCTTAAAAACATTTTCGACTCATCCAGAAAAAATCAGCCCAGTTTATAACAGACAATTTTATTTGGCGAATAAATATGCAAAATCCAACTCAAGCATGCTTAAGATGACGCCTTTTTCAGATGACGAACTAAAATCGATTCAGAATCCAGTTTTAGTATTAATTGGCGATAAAGACGTTATAAATTCAGACGAAAGTTTGGAAAGAGCAAAAAAATATCTGCCAAAGGCCAAAACAATAATGGTTAAGGATGCCGGACATTTTTTGAGTATTGATCAGTCGAAATTTGTAAATGAAGCTATGACTAATTTTTTAGAATAA
- a CDS encoding GyrI-like domain-containing protein — MEAQIKILTEKKLVGKYIIMSFMENQTFQLWSSFMPRRKEIKNTVDANLYSLEVFPNGYFDNFDASKTFQKWAAIEVKNFPVIPEEMETLIIPTGIYAVFIHKGPASEGHKTYHSIFAEWLPNSEYTVDDRPHFAVMDEKYKKDDPDSEEEIWIPIKNRP, encoded by the coding sequence ATGGAAGCCCAAATTAAAATTTTAACCGAAAAAAAGTTAGTCGGGAAATATATCATAATGTCATTTATGGAAAATCAAACCTTTCAATTGTGGAGCAGTTTTATGCCCAGAAGAAAGGAAATAAAAAATACAGTCGATGCTAATTTATATTCTCTAGAGGTTTTCCCAAATGGGTATTTTGACAATTTTGATGCAAGTAAAACTTTTCAAAAGTGGGCCGCTATTGAAGTAAAAAACTTTCCTGTAATACCCGAAGAAATGGAAACTCTAATAATCCCAACAGGAATTTATGCTGTTTTTATTCACAAAGGTCCGGCAAGCGAAGGTCATAAAACATACCATTCTATTTTTGCAGAATGGCTTCCAAATTCTGAATATACTGTTGACGATCGACCTCATTTTGCCGTAATGGATGAAAAATACAAAAAAGACGATCCCGACTCTGAAGAAGAAATCTGGATTCCAATAAAAAACAGACCTTAA
- a CDS encoding type I restriction enzyme HsdR N-terminal domain-containing protein, producing the protein MNNEKWNEICFLLSENIRAEISENDFELNVIQALRVLDWKEYSGDLQIRPSFAIGASNRIIPDIIVNSVEKRNLFVIEIKQPSIPLNTKFQQQLFSYMRQLKLQYGILIGQMIQIFYDGDLTEYDDPILLETIDFEKDSQKGIKFVELFNKENFNYDALNNFTKNILKSINRKNEQKVLLNKIISPDYELKILELIKQDLQKEYDGEIIDNVLQGLALKITTKNAIVSEIIKTPPTKYEQYSETLSARDKTKYIINESGIKLAKNKFVLEFVRAYLKENPSSFSNLKNIFLDEYQGSTGVINELKLVETKYANKSNKRHFIDDKNILTSSDNVKFVVSTEWGKFNIDNIVNLAKKQGFKIEEV; encoded by the coding sequence ATGAATAACGAAAAATGGAATGAGATATGCTTTTTGCTTTCCGAAAATATAAGAGCAGAAATTAGCGAAAATGACTTTGAACTAAATGTAATTCAAGCTTTAAGAGTTTTGGATTGGAAAGAATATTCGGGAGATTTGCAAATTCGTCCTTCATTTGCAATTGGTGCATCAAACAGAATCATCCCAGACATTATTGTAAATTCAGTAGAAAAAAGAAACTTATTTGTAATTGAAATTAAACAACCAAGTATTCCTCTAAACACTAAATTTCAACAACAGTTATTTTCTTACATGCGTCAATTAAAACTTCAATATGGAATTTTAATCGGTCAAATGATACAAATATTTTATGATGGAGACTTAACCGAATATGATGACCCTATTTTGCTTGAAACTATTGATTTCGAAAAAGATAGTCAGAAAGGAATTAAGTTTGTGGAACTTTTTAATAAAGAGAATTTTAATTACGATGCATTAAATAACTTTACAAAAAACATTCTTAAAAGTATTAATAGAAAGAATGAACAAAAAGTATTGTTGAATAAAATCATATCACCAGATTACGAATTAAAAATATTAGAATTAATAAAGCAGGATTTACAAAAAGAATATGATGGCGAAATAATTGATAATGTATTGCAAGGTTTAGCTTTAAAAATTACAACAAAAAACGCAATCGTTTCAGAAATTATAAAAACTCCACCAACTAAATACGAACAGTATTCTGAAACTCTAAGTGCAAGGGATAAAACAAAATACATTATAAACGAATCAGGAATAAAACTTGCAAAAAATAAATTTGTGTTGGAATTTGTTCGAGCTTATTTAAAAGAAAATCCTTCAAGTTTCAGTAATCTTAAAAATATTTTTCTTGATGAATATCAAGGCTCAACAGGTGTGATTAATGAGCTTAAATTAGTAGAAACGAAATATGCTAATAAATCGAATAAAAGACACTTTATTGATGATAAAAACATTTTAACAAGTAGTGATAATGTAAAATTTGTTGTCTCTACTGAATGGGGAAAATTCAATATTGATAATATTGTTAATTTGGCTAAAAAGCAAGGATTTAAAATTGAAGAAGTATAA
- a CDS encoding YbjQ family protein translates to MANPKDILVITTSSADGLKIKKHLKPVSAHIVAGTNLFSDFLGGLTDVFGGRSSSYQKQLSSLYNEAIERIKYNAHEIGGNCVIGLNIDMDEISGKGKSMFMLTAIGTAVIIEKDEKLNSLSNTNEKFENVGVERINNLRQRKNIIERAENGELDYDDEIWSFITSNQVQEIFPFILKRYTHLIENFQSMPDSYNVFHKNFTSYIDALEETQRVSLLYDKIETETNQQVALYLSKVIKELNLFDYEKNMSLLRNSDFKKQKIGLRIATYDKSFYDKNDIENFNQTKNFIHSTFKERGEITTKKQLLSSKEKDVWNCECGNKSVEIGEYCGSCNNNIFGFKESEMKPTEIVKYIDQKIELINEYIK, encoded by the coding sequence ATGGCAAATCCTAAAGACATTTTAGTAATAACAACTTCTTCTGCAGATGGCTTAAAAATTAAAAAACATCTAAAACCAGTTTCAGCTCATATCGTAGCAGGTACAAATTTATTTAGCGATTTTTTAGGAGGATTAACAGATGTCTTCGGAGGTCGTTCAAGTTCATATCAAAAACAATTATCCTCACTTTATAATGAAGCAATAGAGAGAATAAAATACAACGCACACGAGATTGGTGGAAATTGTGTTATAGGTTTAAATATTGATATGGATGAAATATCAGGAAAGGGAAAATCAATGTTTATGTTAACTGCAATCGGAACAGCAGTAATTATTGAAAAAGACGAAAAATTAAATTCATTATCAAATACAAATGAAAAGTTTGAAAATGTTGGTGTTGAAAGAATAAACAATTTAAGACAAAGAAAAAATATTATTGAAAGAGCTGAAAATGGAGAATTAGATTATGATGATGAAATTTGGAGTTTTATAACTTCGAATCAGGTTCAAGAAATTTTTCCATTCATATTAAAAAGGTATACCCACTTAATTGAGAACTTTCAATCAATGCCAGATTCTTATAATGTGTTTCATAAAAATTTCACAAGTTATATAGATGCTTTGGAAGAAACCCAAAGAGTAAGTTTACTTTACGATAAAATTGAAACCGAAACCAATCAGCAAGTCGCTTTATATTTATCTAAAGTAATCAAGGAATTAAACCTATTTGATTATGAAAAAAATATGAGTTTACTTAGAAATTCAGATTTCAAAAAGCAAAAAATTGGTTTAAGAATAGCAACCTATGACAAATCATTCTATGACAAGAATGATATTGAAAACTTCAATCAAACCAAAAATTTTATTCATTCTACTTTTAAAGAACGAGGAGAAATAACAACTAAAAAACAACTTTTGTCTTCAAAAGAAAAAGATGTTTGGAATTGTGAATGCGGAAATAAATCAGTTGAAATTGGAGAATATTGCGGAAGTTGTAACAATAATATTTTTGGATTTAAAGAATCAGAAATGAAACCAACAGAAATTGTGAAATATATTGACCAAAAAATTGAACTAATAAACGAGTATATAAAATAA
- a CDS encoding DUF4249 domain-containing protein, whose translation MKKVALLLIIFVSIFFTSCEEVVDVELDTAPPKLVIEAAINWQKGTTGRQQTIKLTTTTGYFENVIPTVSGARIFIKNSANEQFNFIEVPKSGRYICTNFKPVLNQEYTLTVITNGQTYTATETMQSVAPITHIEQNNQGGFTGKDIEIKAYFNDPADADNFYLYKYVYSNKIKSNYYVDEDKFFQGNEFFSLSDDDELKSGDEIEITHIGISKQYYNYMNILVSIAGSNVGGPFQSPPATVKGNIINSTNKENYPLGYFSLSETDLKKYTIK comes from the coding sequence ATGAAAAAAGTTGCCTTATTATTGATCATTTTTGTTTCGATTTTCTTTACAAGTTGTGAAGAAGTTGTTGATGTCGAGCTAGATACTGCACCTCCAAAATTAGTGATTGAAGCCGCAATTAATTGGCAAAAAGGTACAACTGGAAGACAGCAAACCATAAAATTAACCACTACAACGGGTTATTTTGAAAATGTAATTCCGACAGTTTCTGGCGCAAGGATTTTTATAAAAAACAGCGCTAATGAACAATTTAATTTTATAGAAGTCCCAAAATCTGGCCGCTACATTTGCACCAATTTCAAACCGGTTTTAAATCAGGAATATACTTTGACTGTAATCACAAACGGGCAGACTTACACAGCAACTGAAACCATGCAATCTGTGGCACCTATTACACATATTGAGCAAAACAATCAAGGCGGTTTTACAGGAAAAGATATCGAAATCAAGGCTTACTTTAATGATCCTGCAGATGCTGATAATTTCTATTTGTACAAATATGTTTATTCGAATAAAATCAAATCCAATTATTATGTTGATGAAGATAAATTTTTTCAAGGCAACGAATTTTTCAGTCTTTCCGATGATGACGAATTAAAATCTGGCGATGAAATTGAAATAACGCATATTGGAATCTCAAAACAGTACTACAACTATATGAATATTCTCGTAAGCATTGCGGGAAGCAATGTTGGCGGGCCTTTTCAATCCCCTCCGGCAACTGTAAAAGGAAATATCATAAATAGCACAAATAAAGAAAATTATCCGTTGGGATATTTTTCATTGAGTGAAACCGATCTTAAAAAATACACCATAAAATAA
- a CDS encoding DUF4304 domain-containing protein has product MSLEKDKMIKSLNENFIPELRSRNFKGSFPHFRKTENGKTNLLTFQFDRNGGGFIIELANWKEPEFKTHWGKLIPLNKLTAHDLFERKRIYPNSTSEENGTESWFRYDQNKDLNIENKFEILSKNVINRIPIMEEYWKE; this is encoded by the coding sequence ATGAGTTTAGAAAAAGATAAAATGATTAAGTCGCTTAATGAAAATTTTATTCCTGAATTACGGAGCAGAAATTTTAAAGGCAGTTTTCCACATTTTAGAAAAACGGAAAATGGAAAGACAAATTTGTTGACTTTTCAATTTGATCGAAATGGCGGCGGATTCATAATTGAATTAGCTAATTGGAAAGAACCTGAATTTAAAACGCACTGGGGAAAATTGATTCCGTTGAATAAATTGACAGCACACGATTTATTTGAAAGAAAAAGAATATATCCAAATTCTACGTCAGAAGAAAATGGTACCGAAAGTTGGTTTAGGTATGACCAAAATAAAGATTTGAATATTGAAAATAAATTTGAAATATTATCTAAAAATGTAATAAACAGAATTCCAATTATGGAAGAATATTGGAAAGAATAA
- the uvrB gene encoding excinuclease ABC subunit UvrB has translation MNFQVASEYSPKGDQPQAIQKLAQGVEDGEKYQTLLGVTGSGKTFTVANVIQEVQRPTLVLAHNKTLAAQLYSEFKQFFPNNAVEYFVSYYDYYQPEAFMPVTGVFIEKDLSINEELEKMRLSTTSSLLSGRRDVLVVASVSCLYGIGNPVEFQKNVIEITRDQVISRTKLLHSLVQSLYARTEADFNPGTFRIKGDTVEVYPSYADDAYRIHFFGDEIEEIESFDAQTSKVIEKFKRLTIYPANMFVTSPEVLQGAIWQIQQDLVKQVDYFKEIGKHLEAKRLEERTNFDLEMIRELGYCSGIENYSRYLDGREAGTRPFCLLDYFPSDYLMVVDESHVTVSQVHAMYGGDRSRKENLVEYGFRLPAAMDNRPLKFEEFEALQNQVIYVSATPADYELQKSDGIYVEQIIRPTGLLDPIIEVRPSLNQIDDLIEEIQVRCELDERVLVTTLTKRMAEELAKYLTKVNIRCRYIHSEVDTLERIEIMQDLRKGIFDVLIGVNLLREGLDLPEVSLVAILDADKEGFLRNHRSLTQTIGRAARNLNGKAIMYADKITASMQRTIDETNYRRTKQINFNTENNITPQALNKKIDSAFTKNPLVEYELGHTLPQAAEPETAYMSKADLEKLIREKRKSMEKAAKELDFLQAAKLRDDIKKLQEQLP, from the coding sequence ATGAATTTTCAAGTAGCTTCAGAATATAGTCCGAAAGGAGATCAGCCACAAGCCATCCAAAAACTCGCACAAGGTGTTGAAGATGGCGAAAAATATCAAACTTTATTAGGAGTTACGGGATCTGGAAAAACCTTTACAGTTGCAAATGTTATTCAGGAAGTGCAACGCCCGACATTGGTTTTGGCACACAACAAAACTTTGGCAGCGCAATTGTATTCAGAATTCAAACAGTTTTTCCCAAATAATGCGGTTGAGTATTTCGTTTCGTACTACGACTATTATCAGCCAGAAGCTTTTATGCCTGTTACTGGCGTTTTTATTGAAAAGGATTTATCCATCAACGAAGAATTAGAAAAAATGCGTTTGAGCACCACTTCTTCCCTGCTTTCTGGGCGTCGTGATGTTTTGGTTGTTGCTTCGGTTTCTTGTTTATACGGTATTGGAAATCCGGTGGAGTTTCAGAAAAACGTAATTGAGATCACCAGAGACCAAGTTATTTCTAGAACCAAATTATTGCATAGTTTGGTTCAGAGTTTATACGCCAGAACGGAAGCCGATTTTAATCCGGGAACGTTCAGAATCAAAGGTGATACAGTCGAAGTTTATCCAAGTTATGCTGATGACGCGTATCGAATTCATTTTTTTGGAGATGAAATTGAAGAAATAGAATCATTTGATGCTCAAACTTCCAAAGTAATCGAGAAATTCAAAAGATTGACGATTTATCCCGCTAATATGTTTGTGACTTCACCAGAAGTTTTGCAAGGAGCAATTTGGCAAATCCAGCAGGATTTAGTAAAACAAGTAGATTACTTTAAAGAAATAGGAAAACATCTGGAGGCAAAACGTCTAGAAGAACGAACGAATTTCGATTTAGAAATGATTCGTGAATTAGGCTATTGCTCCGGAATTGAGAATTATTCCCGTTATCTTGACGGACGCGAGGCTGGAACAAGACCTTTCTGTTTGTTAGATTATTTCCCAAGCGATTATTTAATGGTTGTGGACGAAAGTCATGTAACCGTTTCGCAGGTTCACGCCATGTACGGAGGCGATCGCAGCCGTAAAGAAAACTTGGTAGAATACGGTTTCCGTTTACCTGCCGCAATGGATAACCGACCTTTGAAATTTGAGGAATTTGAAGCTTTGCAAAATCAGGTAATTTACGTTTCTGCCACTCCTGCCGATTATGAATTGCAAAAATCAGACGGAATTTATGTGGAGCAAATTATTCGTCCAACCGGATTATTGGATCCAATAATTGAAGTACGCCCAAGTTTGAATCAGATTGATGATTTGATCGAAGAAATTCAGGTGAGATGTGAATTAGACGAAAGAGTTTTGGTGACCACTTTAACCAAAAGAATGGCCGAAGAATTAGCCAAATATTTGACCAAAGTAAATATCCGTTGTCGTTACATCCATTCTGAAGTGGATACTTTAGAGCGAATCGAAATCATGCAGGATTTGCGAAAAGGGATTTTTGATGTTTTGATTGGAGTCAACTTGCTTCGTGAAGGTCTGGATTTGCCTGAAGTTTCGCTTGTTGCAATTTTGGATGCGGATAAAGAAGGTTTTTTAAGAAACCACAGGTCTTTGACGCAAACTATTGGACGTGCTGCGAGAAATTTAAATGGAAAAGCCATTATGTATGCTGATAAAATCACAGCCAGCATGCAGCGAACAATTGACGAAACGAATTATAGAAGAACCAAGCAAATCAATTTCAACACCGAAAATAACATTACGCCTCAGGCTCTAAATAAAAAGATTGACAGCGCATTTACAAAAAATCCTTTAGTTGAATATGAATTAGGACATACGCTTCCTCAAGCTGCAGAACCAGAAACAGCTTATATGTCAAAAGCAGATTTAGAAAAATTGATTCGTGAAAAACGAAAATCAATGGAAAAAGCAGCCAAAGAATTAGACTTTTTACAAGCGGCCAAACTGCGCGACGACATCAAAAAACTTCAGGAACAATTGCCTTAA
- a CDS encoding DinB family protein, translating to MLIETLKSLFERDLNKLKIEIESYQNESNLWKIDKNISNSAGNLCLHLIGNINTFIGAEIGKTGYVRNRPLEFSLKDIPKAELIQKIEETLIVVNNALDSLTETDLEAIYPQIVFEKEMTTGFFLVHLATHLAYHLGQINYHRRLLDF from the coding sequence ATGCTGATCGAAACCCTAAAATCATTATTTGAGCGCGATCTCAACAAATTAAAAATTGAAATCGAATCGTATCAAAACGAAAGCAATCTTTGGAAAATTGACAAAAACATTTCAAATTCGGCTGGAAATCTTTGCCTTCATCTTATCGGAAATATCAATACATTTATTGGTGCAGAAATTGGAAAAACTGGTTATGTACGAAATCGCCCATTAGAATTTTCTTTAAAAGATATCCCTAAGGCAGAATTGATTCAAAAAATTGAGGAAACATTAATTGTCGTAAACAATGCCTTAGATTCTTTAACAGAAACTGATTTAGAAGCCATTTATCCGCAGATTGTTTTCGAAAAAGAAATGACAACAGGATTCTTTTTGGTTCACCTTGCAACACATTTGGCGTATCACTTAGGACAAATTAATTACCACAGAAGATTGCTGGATTTTTAA
- a CDS encoding uroporphyrinogen decarboxylase, protein MAEYVGYLASVFIVGGFLLKNLRTIRFINMFGCICFVIYGIFLNDYRDFNQWLWPVIIPNAILAFVQIYYLTSKKEQS, encoded by the coding sequence ATGGCAGAATATGTTGGTTATCTCGCATCTGTTTTTATTGTTGGAGGTTTTTTGCTGAAAAACCTCAGAACAATTCGGTTCATTAATATGTTTGGCTGTATCTGTTTTGTCATTTATGGTATTTTTTTAAACGACTATAGAGATTTTAATCAATGGCTTTGGCCCGTAATTATCCCGAATGCTATTTTAGCTTTTGTCCAGATTTATTATCTGACCTCTAAAAAAGAGCAATCTTAA
- the rlmF gene encoding 23S rRNA (adenine(1618)-N(6))-methyltransferase RlmF — translation MKANDNSEKSNLHPRNLHRNRYDFDKLISNCPELKAFISVNKYGIETIDFSNPAAVKTLNRALLQTYYNIQNWNIPLHYLCPPIPGRADYIHYIADLLAENNNGIIPKGNSVLGLDIGTGANLIYPILGYSIYDWSFVGTDIDQKAIENCSKIIEANPKLIDAIALQQQPESRFIFKNIFIPEDKFTFTMCNPPFHASAQEANKSASRKVSNLNPKEKRNTNPVLNFGGQNAELWCNGGEIGFITQMIYESAKYASQCLWFTTLVSKKENLSSIYKILKKVNAVSIKTIDMAQGQKNSRIVAWSFLNESEQKNFKI, via the coding sequence ATGAAAGCAAACGACAATTCTGAAAAAAGTAATTTACATCCAAGAAATCTTCATCGCAATCGCTATGATTTTGATAAATTGATTTCAAATTGTCCTGAATTAAAAGCTTTTATTTCTGTAAACAAATACGGAATTGAAACTATTGATTTCAGTAATCCAGCAGCTGTAAAAACATTAAATAGGGCTCTTTTACAAACTTATTATAATATTCAAAACTGGAATATTCCTTTACATTATCTTTGTCCGCCAATTCCCGGGCGCGCTGATTACATTCATTATATCGCTGATTTATTAGCCGAAAACAATAACGGAATCATTCCGAAAGGAAATTCTGTTTTAGGTTTAGATATCGGAACTGGTGCAAATTTAATTTATCCGATATTAGGATATAGTATTTACGATTGGAGTTTTGTTGGAACAGATATTGATCAAAAAGCGATTGAAAATTGCAGTAAAATTATCGAGGCCAATCCAAAACTAATCGATGCTATTGCATTGCAACAACAACCTGAATCCCGATTTATCTTCAAAAATATCTTTATTCCTGAAGATAAATTCACTTTTACCATGTGTAATCCTCCCTTTCATGCATCGGCACAAGAAGCAAACAAAAGTGCTTCTAGAAAAGTTTCTAATTTAAATCCGAAGGAAAAAAGAAATACAAATCCCGTTTTAAACTTTGGCGGTCAAAACGCCGAATTGTGGTGCAATGGTGGCGAAATCGGGTTTATTACACAAATGATTTACGAAAGCGCAAAATACGCTTCGCAATGTTTATGGTTTACAACTTTGGTTTCTAAAAAAGAAAATCTTTCTTCGATTTATAAAATTCTGAAAAAGGTAAATGCCGTTTCTATCAAAACAATTGATATGGCTCAAGGCCAAAAAAACAGCCGTATTGTGGCTTGGAGTTTCTTAAATGAAAGCGAACAGAAAAACTTCAAAATCTAA
- a CDS encoding thiamine diphosphokinase, producing MSSHHIVRDDQEPALIIANGAACSPELLGQLLEWSPLVVVLDSAIERVLELGIKVDVLLGDFDRGFDPEIYRTSQYPIEIVHTEDQDKTDLEKACDYLVERGIPAVNVVWATGKRADHTITNLTNIVRHRDSLKIVILDDHSKIFLLPRKFEKWYTAQTPISLIPIGTVNGIYSTNLKYELQNDTLTMGYRTGSSNSVEQDGLVMISHREGDLLMMECFD from the coding sequence ATGTCATCACATCATATAGTTCGCGACGATCAGGAACCTGCTTTAATTATTGCCAATGGAGCTGCCTGCAGTCCTGAACTATTAGGACAATTGCTGGAATGGTCGCCATTGGTTGTTGTTCTGGATTCTGCTATTGAAAGAGTTCTTGAATTGGGCATAAAAGTCGATGTGCTTCTTGGCGATTTTGATCGTGGGTTTGATCCCGAAATTTACAGAACATCACAATATCCTATTGAAATTGTTCATACTGAAGATCAAGACAAAACTGATCTTGAAAAAGCTTGCGATTATCTTGTTGAACGAGGAATTCCAGCTGTAAATGTGGTTTGGGCAACAGGAAAACGTGCTGATCATACCATTACAAACCTCACGAATATTGTTCGTCATCGTGATTCGCTTAAAATCGTAATTCTCGATGATCATTCAAAAATATTTCTTTTGCCACGAAAATTTGAGAAATGGTACACAGCGCAAACTCCAATTTCGCTGATTCCAATTGGTACCGTAAATGGTATTTATTCCACGAATTTAAAATACGAATTGCAAAACGATACGCTTACAATGGGCTACAGAACTGGGAGCAGTAATTCTGTTGAACAGGACGGACTTGTAATGATATCACATCGCGAAGGCGATCTTTTAATGATGGAATGTTTTGATTAA